One region of Triticum aestivum cultivar Chinese Spring chromosome 6B, IWGSC CS RefSeq v2.1, whole genome shotgun sequence genomic DNA includes:
- the LOC123136270 gene encoding 54S ribosomal protein L37, mitochondrial — MAMSWTRALKRGVIPRDAAQLVGIRGFAAQPKGKKGGKGGAADAKPVLSKEMKSTTVFGANILKEGSDPKIQPDSEYPDWLWHLIDKRPVLSELRRKDAKTLPYEDLKRFVKLDNRARIKENNALTAKN; from the coding sequence ATGGCAATGTCTTGGACACGAGCATTAAAGCGTGGAGTTATTCCAAGGGATGCAGCTCAATTGGTCGGGATAAGAGGCTTTGCAGCCCAGCCCAAGGGAAAGAAGGGCGGAAAAGGTGGTGCGGCTGATGCTAAACCTGTGCTCAGCAAAGAAATGAAGAGTACAACTGTGTTCGGGGCAAATATCCTGAAGGAGGGTTCTGACCCGAAGATCCAACCAGATTCGGAGTACCCTGACTGGCTGTGGCACCTGATTGACAAGCGTCCTGTGCTGAGCGAGCTGCGGAGGAAAGATGCCAAGACACTGCCTTATGAAGACCTGAAGCGTTTCGTCAAGTTGGACAACCGGGCTCGGATCAAGGAAAACAATGCTCTCACTGCTAAGAACTGA